Proteins co-encoded in one Geminocystis sp. M7585_C2015_104 genomic window:
- a CDS encoding GAF domain-containing protein produces the protein MTKTYPQSSSEEKKIDHNGNQPIPATGDSLPPRVTAEGGGLKHWWQNRSLRFKTISIAIALGVIPVVVVGSVASVLVSSSLRRQIETLEINKIETLERETVQYVEQYLKDIQSLAGVIASSTAWETKDLNRLSRDLYKFQELYRVYDNIAIIDNNGAIIVQSGKESVRGNLANTIPFREAKAKGEAVMVGPVRANNGRNYLVFAAPIIEPTTKQVTGVVRSRLPLRELQKIIARMEDTKTETVYLADGEKRVFLSTTQEFTPAVTKTGQPITEDITLLETIFPFSSPQDIPLDPIVFTAKNQLAGKEQLVAVQRIQDKQLNLNWIAAIGVSTNIALAPLRRILNFIYVGTALSAAIVGYIAYVLAEKLVLPLEKTSRTIKKIASGDLDARVEVEGNDEIAQLGNSINEMTAQLKQLFLEQQTLASQSNLLKNLTLEMTKAFNVNEVFEIAVREIRQALQADRVIVYSFDEEYKGTIIAESVEANFPKALGANIYDPCFAEKYVEKYLQGRVQATPDIYKAGLTDCHLQQLEPFQVKANLVAPIIAENKLLGLLIAHQCSGPRNWKVQEIDFFAQTAAQMGPALQRAMLVETQQTDYILSQKIKDITFKIAEALNREKVFEVAVSMGREAIKADRMIVYTFDEDWKGTIIAESVDSKYPRALGAKIKDPCFAEKYVEKYKQGRIQATNNIYTAGLTSCHIQQLEPFEVKANLVAPIIAEGNLLGLLIAHQCSGPRNWTVSECNFLSQLATQIGPALERIQLLERQQKAELEQRKARERLQQRALELLMQVDPVAQGDLTIRATVTEDEIGTIADSYNATIESLRKIVMQVQGGAKAMTQVVAEQDEYIENLAQEIVRQADDINMALEKLQMLTFSAKTVLSNAEQAEQVVKQANKYVEEGEVAMNRTVDGILAIRETVAETAKKVKRLGESTQKISRVVNLISSFADQTNLLALNASIEAAHAGEEGRGFAVVAEEVRSLARQSAEATAEIEKVVAEIQAETNEVVKAMEAGTEQVVEGTRLVEETRASLNEITAAAAQISQLVTAIAAAAAEQSQTSEAITETMAEVAHISNETSNAVSQVARTFKKLQRVAESLELAVSKFKVN, from the coding sequence ATGACCAAAACATATCCACAATCTTCCAGTGAAGAAAAGAAAATAGACCACAACGGCAACCAACCTATCCCTGCCACTGGGGATTCCCTACCGCCAAGGGTCACCGCCGAGGGTGGGGGATTAAAGCACTGGTGGCAAAATAGAAGTCTAAGATTTAAAACCATATCCATTGCCATTGCCCTGGGAGTAATACCCGTTGTAGTGGTCGGGTCAGTGGCGTCAGTTTTGGTATCCTCCTCCCTCCGACGCCAAATTGAAACCCTCGAGATAAACAAAATAGAGACCCTTGAAAGGGAGACAGTCCAATATGTTGAACAGTATCTAAAAGACATCCAGAGTCTGGCTGGCGTCATTGCCTCCTCAACTGCCTGGGAAACAAAGGACTTGAATAGACTATCTAGAGACTTATACAAATTCCAGGAACTCTACAGAGTGTATGACAACATAGCCATCATCGACAACAATGGTGCCATCATTGTCCAAAGCGGGAAAGAGTCGGTAAGGGGAAATTTAGCCAACACGATTCCCTTCAGAGAAGCCAAAGCCAAAGGGGAAGCAGTAATGGTGGGGCCTGTTAGGGCCAACAATGGCAGAAACTATCTTGTGTTCGCTGCCCCCATAATAGAGCCTACCACAAAACAAGTTACAGGAGTAGTGCGCAGTAGGCTACCACTACGGGAACTCCAAAAAATAATAGCCAGAATGGAAGACACAAAAACAGAAACAGTATATCTGGCTGACGGGGAAAAACGAGTATTCTTGTCTACTACACAAGAGTTTACACCAGCCGTTACTAAAACCGGCCAACCTATAACCGAAGACATAACCCTGCTGGAAACCATATTCCCCTTCTCCAGTCCACAAGACATACCATTGGACCCCATTGTTTTTACGGCCAAAAATCAACTGGCTGGAAAAGAGCAGTTGGTAGCCGTACAAAGAATACAAGATAAGCAGCTTAACCTGAACTGGATAGCGGCAATTGGAGTCTCGACAAACATAGCCTTAGCCCCCCTGAGACGTATTCTTAACTTCATATATGTGGGCACCGCATTGAGTGCAGCTATAGTGGGCTATATAGCCTACGTACTGGCAGAAAAACTCGTCCTTCCCCTAGAAAAAACCTCTAGAACCATCAAAAAAATCGCCTCGGGGGATTTGGATGCCAGGGTGGAGGTAGAAGGAAATGACGAAATAGCCCAGTTGGGCAATAGCATCAATGAGATGACAGCACAATTGAAACAACTGTTTTTAGAACAACAAACTCTGGCTAGTCAGTCTAACCTGTTGAAAAACCTCACCCTGGAAATGACCAAGGCGTTTAATGTTAATGAGGTGTTTGAAATAGCAGTACGAGAGATACGTCAGGCCCTACAGGCGGACAGGGTAATCGTTTATTCCTTCGACGAAGAGTACAAGGGCACCATCATTGCAGAATCAGTGGAGGCCAATTTTCCTAAGGCCCTCGGCGCTAACATATATGACCCCTGCTTCGCAGAAAAATACGTGGAAAAATACCTACAGGGCAGGGTACAGGCTACTCCGGACATCTACAAGGCTGGACTGACTGACTGTCACCTGCAACAGTTGGAGCCATTCCAGGTAAAGGCCAACCTGGTAGCCCCCATTATCGCCGAAAACAAGCTGTTGGGACTCCTCATCGCCCACCAGTGTTCCGGCCCAAGAAATTGGAAAGTGCAAGAAATTGACTTCTTCGCCCAAACTGCAGCTCAGATGGGGCCTGCTTTACAAAGGGCCATGCTAGTGGAAACACAACAAACAGACTATATACTATCTCAAAAAATCAAAGATATTACGTTTAAAATAGCAGAGGCCCTCAATCGGGAAAAAGTGTTTGAAGTGGCAGTCTCCATGGGAAGGGAGGCTATTAAGGCAGACAGGATGATAGTATACACCTTTGACGAAGACTGGAAGGGCACCATCATTGCTGAGTCGGTAGATTCCAAGTATCCAAGGGCTTTGGGGGCGAAGATAAAAGATCCTTGTTTTGCTGAAAAATATGTTGAGAAATACAAACAGGGCAGAATTCAGGCTACCAATAACATCTACACAGCTGGACTAACCTCCTGTCACATACAACAGTTGGAACCCTTTGAAGTTAAGGCCAATCTGGTAGCGCCCATCATCGCAGAGGGCAATCTCCTGGGATTGCTTATAGCCCACCAATGCTCCGGGCCAAGAAACTGGACTGTATCCGAATGTAATTTCCTCTCCCAGTTGGCAACTCAAATAGGCCCTGCCCTAGAAAGAATCCAACTGTTGGAAAGACAACAAAAAGCAGAGTTGGAACAAAGAAAGGCACGGGAAAGACTGCAACAACGGGCGTTGGAATTGTTAATGCAAGTGGACCCAGTGGCCCAGGGAGACTTGACTATCCGCGCCACTGTTACCGAGGATGAAATTGGTACTATAGCAGACTCATATAATGCTACAATAGAAAGTCTACGGAAAATCGTAATGCAGGTACAGGGGGGAGCCAAGGCCATGACTCAAGTGGTGGCTGAGCAGGACGAATACATCGAAAACTTGGCTCAGGAAATCGTACGTCAAGCGGACGACATCAATATGGCTTTGGAAAAACTGCAAATGTTGACCTTCTCCGCCAAGACGGTATTGAGCAATGCCGAACAGGCCGAACAAGTGGTAAAACAGGCCAACAAATATGTGGAAGAAGGAGAAGTGGCCATGAATCGCACCGTAGATGGGATCCTGGCTATCCGGGAAACGGTGGCAGAAACGGCCAAGAAGGTTAAAAGACTAGGGGAGTCCACTCAAAAAATCTCCCGCGTAGTAAACCTGATTAGTAGTTTTGCCGACCAAACCAACCTACTGGCCCTGAACGCATCTATTGAGGCCGCCCACGCTGGCGAGGAAGGGCGTGGTTTTGCTGTAGTAGCGGAGGAAGTACGTTCCCTAGCACGACAATCAGCAGAGGCTACGGCGGAAATCGAAAAAGTGGTGGCCGAAATCCAAGCAGAAACCAACGAGGTGGTAAAGGCTATGGAAGCTGGCACTGAACAGGTAGTAGAAGGCACTAGACTGGTAGAAGAAACCCGCGCCTCCCTCAATGAAATCACTGCCGCCGCCGCCCAAATCAGCCAGTTGGTAACGGCCATTGCCGCTGCTGCCGCCGAACAGTCTCAAACCTCCGAGGCTATCACCGAAACCATGGCAGAGGTAGCCCACATCTCCAATGAAACCTCTAATGCTGTTAGCCAGGTGGCTCGTACTTTCAAGAAACTACAAAGGGTAGCCGAAAGTCTGGAACTCGCTGTAAGCAAATTCAAAGTAAACTAA